Within the Cytophagales bacterium genome, the region GTATGTGGGAAGCATATAATCAAGATAAGGAAAATTAACCGGTGACACACTATATCCTTTGTTTTTAAGCTTAGAGATCACTTTTTCTGTTGCCTTTTTAACTTCAGGGTCAACGCCTTTATTTTCTATTGCATCTTTAATGTAGGCTATTTTTACGCTGGAATTCCGGGTTGTTGCATATAGAGACTGGGGATATGCCGGTACTTCTTTCTTTGAAACAGTACTGTCAAATTCATCTTTGCCCGATATTATTTCCAGAAGCATCGCAGCATCCTCAACAGATTTTGAAATAATACCAATAGTATCAAAGGAAGATGAATAGGCCACCAGGCCATACCTTGAAATTCTTGAATAGGTCGGTTTAAGGCCTATGACTCCGCAAAATGAGGCTGGCTGTCTTACAGAGCCGCCTGTATCTGAACCTAAAGCTGCAAGGCAGAGGTCTGCCGCCACAGATACTGCCGACCCTCCTGACGATCCTCCTGGCACCCTTGTGTTATCCTTGTCATTCAATACAGCTCCGAAAGCCGAATTTTCATTAGAGGAACCCATGGCAAACTCGTCACAGTTTTGCCTGCCAATAATAATGGCGTCTTCAGCAAGGAGCCGCTGTACGGCAGTAGCATTGTACAACGATTTAAAACCATCTAATATCCTGCTTCCTGCCTGCAAAGGATGATCTTTATAACATAAAACGTCTTTGATCCCGACAATCATACCTGCCAGGCGTCCATGCTCGCCTCTTTCTATTTTCTGATCAATTTCATCTGCTCTTTTGCGTGCTTCTTCATCATAAACTTCCAGGAAAGCGTTAAGGTGTGACTTTTCATTGATGTTTTTTAGATAATGATCAACAAGCTGCCTGCAGGTAATTGAGCCGCTTGAAATATCTGCCTGTACTTCTGCCAGGGAGTTATATGTCATACGTTATTTGCAGGTTAATGGCGATTAATGGCTGTGAACATTTAGAGCATGGCGCATAGCGCCTGGCACATCCCGATACTTGTGACACTCAAACCCTTTTTTCCCCGCTAAATGGCGGGGCCATGCTATTAAAAAGAGTATACAGGAATTTGAACTGTCTTGATAGGTTTACTTTTCTGCTGAACGATCTTATCTATTGCTTTTGCATTATTTCTTATCCTTTTTAGTCTCCTCTTCTTTAACATCCTGCGCAACACCTTTCACACCATCTTTAAACTCCCTGATTCCTCTTCCCAAACCTCTTGCAAGTTCAGGAATTTTTTTTGCGCCAAAAAGCAATAAAACGGCAACAATAATGATGATCCATTCCATACCGCCAGGCATGCTAAAACATAAGATGTTTAGTGTTTCCATAATTAAAAAAAATGATGAAATATTTATGGGGTAAATTTACAATAAAATTTATTAAATAAAGTTTTTTTGTTTTGTTTATTT harbors:
- a CDS encoding twin-arginine translocase TatA/TatE family subunit, with the protein product METLNILCFSMPGGMEWIIIIVAVLLLFGAKKIPELARGLGRGIREFKDGVKGVAQDVKEEETKKDKK
- the gatA gene encoding Asp-tRNA(Asn)/Glu-tRNA(Gln) amidotransferase subunit GatA; amino-acid sequence: MTYNSLAEVQADISSGSITCRQLVDHYLKNINEKSHLNAFLEVYDEEARKRADEIDQKIERGEHGRLAGMIVGIKDVLCYKDHPLQAGSRILDGFKSLYNATAVQRLLAEDAIIIGRQNCDEFAMGSSNENSAFGAVLNDKDNTRVPGGSSGGSAVSVAADLCLAALGSDTGGSVRQPASFCGVIGLKPTYSRISRYGLVAYSSSFDTIGIISKSVEDAAMLLEIISGKDEFDSTVSKKEVPAYPQSLYATTRNSSVKIAYIKDAIENKGVDPEVKKATEKVISKLKNKGYSVSPVNFPYLDYMLPTYYILTTAEASSNLSRYDGIKYGYRSSNTKDIESMYKKTRSEGFGQEVKRRIMLGTFVLSADYYDAYYTKAQRVRRLIKNKTGGLFSTYDFLLLPTTATTAFKVGKYSENLIEMYLQDLFTVHASLTGLPAISIPNGTDSKGLPVGIQIIADAFKEEQLLAFAKEIITLEIEN